One window from the genome of Marinobacter sp. LV10R510-11A encodes:
- the gspN gene encoding type II secretion system protein N — MSDAEPKPFLRPGKLFLLVLLGLFVYLGALIAFIPAGWVWHKASPYVSLPPQVQVQQVAGRVWDGAAGVVISGFPIRVQWQLGWPSITALEQPVRISVESLQSSVSGDIALGWPANVRVNARGQVAVAEFEDLIRRSGGAMIEGDVSIDRLELAWADDRIVRADGLGRWAGGRVSWPMGSQTGQADFPPMQVNLDTTDGGVALVVAEQAGNGPVADANILWNGMMELRVYKRMIDLAGQPWPDSASPDDVVFRVRQPLLPGAR; from the coding sequence ATGAGTGACGCTGAACCAAAACCTTTTCTTCGCCCTGGCAAGCTATTTTTGCTTGTGTTGCTCGGGCTGTTTGTTTACCTAGGTGCACTCATAGCTTTTATTCCCGCTGGCTGGGTTTGGCATAAGGCCTCTCCCTATGTTTCGTTACCGCCTCAGGTGCAGGTGCAACAGGTGGCTGGCAGGGTGTGGGATGGTGCGGCTGGTGTGGTTATTTCGGGCTTCCCGATACGTGTTCAATGGCAACTGGGCTGGCCATCTATTACCGCGCTGGAGCAGCCAGTGCGAATTTCGGTGGAATCTCTGCAGTCGTCTGTTTCCGGTGATATAGCCCTTGGCTGGCCGGCAAATGTGCGGGTGAATGCTCGTGGCCAGGTTGCAGTGGCAGAGTTTGAAGATTTAATTCGCCGCAGTGGTGGCGCCATGATTGAAGGCGATGTGAGCATCGACCGCCTGGAATTGGCGTGGGCCGACGATCGCATTGTGCGCGCGGATGGCCTTGGCCGATGGGCAGGTGGCCGGGTGAGTTGGCCCATGGGAAGCCAGACTGGCCAGGCAGATTTCCCGCCCATGCAGGTCAACTTGGACACCACAGACGGTGGTGTGGCGTTGGTGGTTGCGGAGCAGGCGGGTAATGGCCCAGTTGCAGATGCCAATATTCTATGGAACGGGATGATGGAGTTGCGGGTTTACAAGCGCATGATTGATCTGGCCGGCCAACCCTGGCCAGATTCCGCGAGCCCCGATGATGTTGTGTTCCGTGTAAGGCAGCCGCTGTTACCGGGGGCGCGCTGA